A genomic window from Anthocerotibacter panamensis C109 includes:
- a CDS encoding amylo-alpha-1,6-glucosidase, which yields MLAYLEQFVVDEEPSVARSAPVHREVGFPKQTLKENDLFMVCDLLGNMPAGEITNELGLFCADTRYLSCLELELNGEPPVLLSGTADAGYQATLRMTNGSHELLPQDSLSINRQLVLCGGLFETITITNYATHALAVTLNLRFGNDFADIFEVRGLRRSERGKMLRPALPPPPDQLVLAYLGLDKSLLETRIHFGGQPPRITGTQANWSFILHAHQEWKITYRADLLKDGEPASYTPPPATFEQAQATAFTAQQSWRNRVTCISADNRLFNEVLERSARDLFLLQLAMPEGRSIAAGVPWFATLFGRDALITSAQTLMLDPAGARDTLRLLAHFQGKEDNPWRDEQPGKILHEIRRGEIARCQEIPHTPYYGTIDATPLWLMLLAEYFAWTADIGLVKELWPHALAALGWIERMCREQPPEIQGYLAYQRQSRQGLANQGWKDSDDCIVTQHGMLAQEPIALCEVQGYVYASRVRMAWLARHLGEDDLARDLEHAAQNLKERFNRDFWLVDQDYCALALDGKGQAVASITSNPGHCLSTGILTPQHARAVAERLTAPDLFSGWGVRTLNARSAAYNPIGYHTGTVWPHDNAIIAHGLRMAGQVSQMLEVGSVLFEVAQNQRYYRLPELFCGFTRTDKHDLLASYPVACSPQAWAAGSLFQVLQAIVNLVPDAPSNRLRIIEPVLPDWMTQLEFRNLQVGTSVLDLEFERTHRATACRVTNKRGNIRVIIES from the coding sequence ATGCTTGCGTATTTAGAACAATTTGTCGTTGACGAGGAACCCTCTGTAGCCAGGTCCGCACCCGTCCATCGGGAAGTGGGTTTCCCAAAACAGACCCTCAAGGAGAATGATCTGTTCATGGTCTGTGACCTCCTAGGCAACATGCCCGCAGGGGAGATAACCAATGAGTTGGGGCTCTTCTGCGCCGACACTCGCTACCTCTCGTGTTTGGAGCTCGAGCTCAACGGTGAGCCACCCGTGCTCCTGTCCGGGACTGCGGATGCTGGGTACCAGGCTACTTTACGGATGACCAATGGTTCCCACGAACTTCTGCCCCAGGATAGCTTGAGCATCAACCGCCAACTCGTCCTTTGCGGTGGACTCTTTGAAACCATCACGATTACCAACTACGCCACCCACGCGCTAGCGGTCACCCTAAACCTCCGGTTTGGGAATGATTTTGCTGACATTTTTGAGGTGCGTGGCCTTCGCCGTTCGGAGCGCGGCAAGATGCTGCGTCCAGCCTTGCCGCCACCACCGGACCAATTAGTGCTTGCTTATCTAGGATTGGACAAAAGTCTGCTGGAGACGCGCATCCATTTTGGTGGGCAGCCACCCCGCATCACCGGCACCCAGGCCAACTGGTCCTTTATCCTCCACGCCCACCAGGAGTGGAAGATTACCTATCGCGCCGACCTGCTCAAAGATGGGGAGCCTGCTTCCTATACCCCGCCGCCAGCCACCTTTGAACAAGCTCAAGCCACCGCCTTTACCGCCCAACAGTCCTGGCGTAACCGGGTCACCTGTATCTCTGCGGATAACCGTCTCTTTAATGAAGTCCTAGAGCGCTCTGCTCGCGACCTCTTCTTGCTCCAATTAGCGATGCCCGAGGGCCGGTCCATTGCTGCGGGGGTGCCCTGGTTTGCTACTTTGTTTGGGCGCGACGCGCTCATCACCTCCGCCCAAACGCTTATGCTAGACCCAGCTGGTGCACGAGACACCCTGCGCCTGCTGGCCCATTTCCAGGGTAAGGAAGACAACCCTTGGCGCGACGAGCAACCGGGCAAAATCCTTCACGAGATCCGTCGAGGTGAGATCGCCCGTTGTCAGGAGATCCCACACACGCCCTACTACGGAACGATTGATGCCACGCCCTTGTGGCTGATGTTACTTGCTGAGTATTTTGCCTGGACAGCAGATATTGGACTGGTAAAGGAACTGTGGCCCCATGCCCTAGCGGCGCTTGGTTGGATCGAGCGGATGTGTCGGGAGCAACCACCCGAGATCCAGGGGTACCTAGCCTACCAACGCCAGTCCCGCCAGGGTTTGGCTAATCAGGGCTGGAAAGACTCAGATGACTGCATTGTTACGCAGCACGGGATGCTCGCGCAGGAGCCTATCGCCCTTTGCGAGGTCCAGGGCTATGTCTACGCCAGCCGAGTCCGTATGGCTTGGCTTGCCCGCCATCTGGGGGAGGATGATCTGGCGCGGGATCTAGAGCACGCAGCCCAAAACTTAAAAGAACGGTTTAACCGAGACTTTTGGTTGGTAGATCAAGACTACTGTGCCCTCGCCCTTGACGGGAAGGGACAGGCTGTAGCAAGCATCACCTCAAACCCTGGACATTGCCTCAGTACAGGCATCCTCACCCCACAGCACGCCCGTGCTGTTGCCGAACGCCTCACAGCCCCCGATCTTTTCTCAGGCTGGGGAGTACGCACGTTGAATGCACGCTCCGCAGCCTACAATCCCATTGGCTACCACACCGGTACCGTTTGGCCTCACGATAACGCCATCATTGCTCATGGATTACGGATGGCAGGTCAAGTCTCCCAGATGTTAGAAGTTGGCTCAGTGCTTTTTGAAGTAGCGCAAAACCAACGCTATTACCGTCTGCCTGAGCTGTTTTGTGGATTTACACGCACCGATAAGCACGATCTGCTAGCCAGTTACCCAGTCGCCTGTTCCCCCCAGGCATGGGCCGCAGGTAGCCTCTTTCAGGTACTCCAAGCCATTGTGAATCTGGTACCTGACGCTCCTTCCAACCGTCTGCGTATCATTGAGCCCGTCCTGCCCGATTGGATGACTCAGCTAGAGTTCCGCAACCTCCAGGTAGGAACATCCGTCCTCGATCTGGAATTTGAACGCACCCACAGAGCCACAGCCTGCCGGGTCACCAACAAGCGCGGCAATATTCGGGTGATCATCGAATCCTAG
- a CDS encoding glycosyltransferase family 4 protein — translation MRIAQIAPLWERVPPPGYGGIELVVSLLTDELVRRGHEVTLFASGDSKTLAHLSSVHDCALRLDPQVREPEIYNILQLSQVYQQADTFDLIHSHVGFGALPFADLIPVPTLHTLHGIFTPDGSKIFRRFAHQPYVSISNAQRKPLSELNYIATVYNGIDLAQYPFRPEPQAPPYLAFLGRMSWEKGPDRAIALARQTGWTLKLAGKVDLVDEVFFHEVVQPQIDGEQIQYLGEISHEQKADLLGGAVATLFSINWEEPFGLVMIEAMACGSPVLGMVRGSAPEVILEGKTGFLVESPAQMAQKLPLMGGISRQACRDHVLARFTHQGMTDSYEAVYRQILAQTERSLTRTGPNSLPMTV, via the coding sequence ATGCGTATTGCCCAGATTGCGCCCCTTTGGGAGCGGGTTCCGCCCCCCGGTTATGGTGGCATTGAACTTGTAGTCAGCCTGCTCACGGATGAATTAGTCCGCCGGGGACACGAGGTCACCCTTTTTGCTTCTGGTGACTCCAAAACGCTGGCTCACCTCAGCTCTGTTCACGACTGTGCTCTGCGCCTTGACCCTCAAGTCCGGGAGCCCGAAATTTACAACATCCTTCAATTGAGTCAGGTCTACCAGCAAGCTGATACCTTTGACCTCATTCACTCCCACGTAGGTTTTGGCGCACTCCCTTTTGCTGATCTGATCCCGGTCCCAACCCTCCATACGCTCCATGGCATTTTTACCCCAGACGGCAGCAAAATCTTCCGCCGGTTTGCCCATCAGCCCTACGTCAGTATCAGTAATGCCCAACGTAAGCCCCTCTCAGAACTTAACTACATTGCCACCGTCTACAACGGCATTGACCTCGCCCAGTACCCTTTCCGACCCGAGCCCCAAGCCCCGCCCTACCTTGCCTTTTTGGGACGCATGTCTTGGGAGAAGGGGCCAGACCGGGCCATCGCCCTCGCCCGCCAAACAGGTTGGACGCTCAAGCTAGCGGGCAAAGTTGATCTAGTAGACGAAGTCTTCTTCCATGAGGTCGTCCAACCCCAAATCGATGGGGAACAGATCCAATATCTGGGCGAAATCAGCCACGAACAGAAAGCTGACTTGTTGGGCGGGGCGGTCGCGACCCTCTTTTCTATCAACTGGGAGGAGCCTTTCGGGCTGGTGATGATCGAGGCCATGGCCTGTGGATCGCCGGTGCTGGGCATGGTTCGGGGCTCTGCCCCCGAAGTGATCCTTGAGGGTAAAACAGGCTTCCTCGTCGAAAGTCCAGCTCAGATGGCCCAAAAGCTACCTTTGATGGGTGGGATCAGCAGGCAAGCGTGCCGGGATCATGTCCTAGCTCGGTTCACCCATCAGGGTATGACGGATAGCTATGAGGCCGTCTACCGTCAGATCCTGGCTCAAACTGAGCGCAGTCTCACCCGCACAGGACCAAATTCACTGCCGATGACGGTATAG
- a CDS encoding HAD-IA family hydrolase, producing MTTNTLLKAVFLDITGTVIQVKGSVGQHYSTKAQRWGVSLNPDRVEARFSAAFHQQAPLDFRRWSPDRWEEAELLWWYRVVWMAVGGEQFADFDGYFTAVYDDFAQGSSWEVYPEVPGVLQALRRRGLSLVAVSNFDRRVESVLTGLGLMAYFHHLVYSTRAGSAKPDSRIFLQALELVGAQPAQALHVGDSWSADVLGAQGVGLSALWLDRANQDPERHPRITTLTEVLDYISSGGP from the coding sequence ATGACGACGAACACGCTGCTAAAAGCTGTTTTTTTGGATATAACTGGTACCGTGATCCAGGTGAAGGGCTCGGTGGGCCAACACTACAGCACAAAAGCCCAACGCTGGGGGGTGTCTCTGAACCCTGATCGGGTGGAAGCACGCTTCAGCGCTGCTTTTCATCAGCAAGCGCCCTTGGATTTCCGCCGGTGGTCTCCAGATCGTTGGGAGGAAGCCGAACTGCTGTGGTGGTATCGCGTGGTTTGGATGGCTGTGGGCGGGGAACAGTTCGCAGATTTTGATGGGTACTTCACCGCTGTCTATGACGACTTTGCTCAAGGCAGTAGCTGGGAGGTCTATCCTGAGGTGCCGGGTGTCTTGCAAGCGCTGCGTCGCCGGGGGCTGAGTCTGGTGGCAGTTTCCAATTTTGACCGACGCGTGGAATCGGTTTTGACCGGACTCGGCTTGATGGCTTACTTCCACCATCTGGTCTACTCGACTAGGGCAGGGAGCGCGAAGCCAGACTCAAGGATCTTTCTCCAGGCGCTGGAGTTGGTGGGGGCACAGCCTGCGCAGGCGCTGCATGTGGGGGATAGCTGGAGTGCGGATGTCTTGGGGGCACAGGGGGTGGGGCTCTCAGCCCTGTGGCTCGACCGGGCCAATCAAGACCCTGAGCGGCATCCGCGTATTACTACCCTCACGGAGGTGTTGGACTATATCTCGTCGGGAGGGCCATAA
- the nuoK gene encoding NADH-quinone oxidoreductase subunit NuoK, with product MLSINFFLLVGAALFCIGIYGLVTSRNAVRVLMSVELLLNAVNLNFLAFSSFVDPVNIRGQIFAIFVISVAAAEAAIGLAIVLAIYRNRNTIDMENFNLLRW from the coding sequence ATGTTGTCGATCAATTTCTTTTTGTTGGTAGGCGCAGCCCTTTTCTGTATTGGCATTTACGGGCTCGTCACCAGTCGTAATGCGGTACGGGTATTGATGTCCGTCGAACTGCTACTCAATGCCGTCAACCTCAACTTTCTTGCCTTTTCTAGCTTTGTAGACCCCGTAAATATCCGGGGTCAAATCTTCGCTATCTTTGTCATTTCTGTGGCTGCCGCTGAGGCTGCTATCGGACTTGCCATCGTGCTTGCTATCTACCGCAACCGCAACACGATAGATATGGAGAACTTCAACCTCCTACGCTGGTAG
- a CDS encoding VOC family protein, giving the protein MDTQSLMSVLTPGTLRCVHHIALNVRDIQASRHFYGTVLGLHELTGPEVPTTLQTLVAQGKVANFVTPEGTVLDLFWEPELPAPDPDPRRAFIRLSHLAFDIAPAAFDRAVAVLQAQAVPLDHGPISRPTGRGIYFYDPDGLLLEIRCDPP; this is encoded by the coding sequence ATGGACACCCAATCGCTGATGTCCGTCCTTACTCCGGGGACTTTGCGGTGTGTGCATCACATCGCCTTGAATGTGCGTGATATACAGGCTTCGCGCCATTTTTATGGAACAGTACTCGGACTGCATGAACTGACAGGCCCCGAAGTCCCTACCACCCTACAGACACTGGTCGCCCAGGGCAAGGTCGCAAATTTTGTTACTCCAGAGGGGACTGTGCTCGACCTTTTTTGGGAGCCGGAACTCCCTGCACCCGACCCCGACCCCCGGCGGGCTTTTATCCGGTTGAGCCATTTGGCTTTCGATATTGCCCCAGCAGCTTTTGACCGGGCTGTAGCGGTGCTACAGGCTCAAGCAGTTCCCCTTGACCATGGACCTATCAGCCGACCCACCGGGCGGGGTATCTATTTCTACGACCCTGACGGCCTGCTCCTCGAAATTCGCTGCGATCCCCCTTAG
- the fni gene encoding type 2 isopentenyl-diphosphate Delta-isomerase: MTPPDETQRRKADHLRICLDEDVQFDQTTNGLERYRFTHSCLPELDYGEIDLSTTFLGKKLGAPLLISSMTGGTEAARQINYRLAEVAQRYGFAMGVGSQRVAVEQAQTAATFAVRSVAPDVLLFANLGAVQLNYRYGVEECLKVIDMLEADALILHLNPLQECVQTRGDTNFRGLLAKIARLCQQLPVPVIAKEVGNGISSAMAQQLIEAGVGAIDVAGAGGTSWARVESERAEDARQRRLGETFANWGLPTAECVTAIRSLSATIPLIASGGLRNGLEVAKVLALGADLAGLAWPFLQAAHESVPALQELAEVLLAEVATVLFCTGHATLAALKHSAALQPLHR, encoded by the coding sequence ATGACTCCGCCCGATGAAACCCAGCGTCGCAAGGCCGATCACTTGCGCATTTGTCTGGATGAAGACGTGCAGTTTGACCAGACGACTAACGGACTGGAGCGCTATCGCTTCACCCACAGTTGCCTGCCCGAATTGGACTACGGCGAGATCGATCTGAGCACCACCTTCCTCGGTAAAAAGCTGGGTGCGCCCTTGCTGATCTCTTCGATGACCGGAGGTACCGAAGCAGCGCGACAGATCAATTACCGTCTGGCTGAAGTTGCCCAACGGTATGGCTTTGCCATGGGTGTCGGGTCGCAGCGCGTAGCGGTGGAGCAGGCTCAGACCGCAGCGACATTTGCCGTGCGTTCTGTAGCCCCGGATGTTCTGCTTTTTGCCAATCTGGGAGCCGTGCAACTCAACTACCGCTACGGCGTCGAGGAATGCCTCAAGGTCATCGACATGCTAGAGGCTGACGCTTTGATCTTGCACCTCAACCCGCTGCAGGAATGCGTACAGACCCGAGGCGACACCAACTTCCGGGGACTCCTCGCCAAGATTGCCCGCCTGTGCCAGCAACTGCCCGTGCCTGTAATAGCCAAAGAAGTGGGAAACGGCATCTCAAGCGCCATGGCGCAGCAACTAATCGAAGCGGGAGTGGGAGCCATCGATGTGGCTGGGGCAGGGGGGACTTCCTGGGCCAGAGTGGAGAGCGAACGGGCTGAAGACGCCCGCCAACGCCGCTTGGGAGAAACCTTTGCCAATTGGGGTTTGCCTACCGCCGAATGTGTCACAGCCATCCGTTCGCTCTCTGCGACCATTCCCTTGATCGCTTCGGGCGGATTGCGCAATGGGCTCGAAGTCGCTAAAGTACTGGCCTTGGGCGCAGACCTCGCGGGCTTGGCGTGGCCTTTTCTACAGGCAGCTCACGAATCGGTACCAGCCCTCCAGGAACTGGCTGAAGTATTGCTAGCCGAAGTCGCTACCGTTCTATTCTGTACCGGCCACGCTACCTTGGCCGCCCTCAAGCACTCCGCTGCCCTACAACCCCTGCACCGCTAA
- a CDS encoding IctB family putative bicarbonate transporter, protein MANHFIHPTSARQTVPWAEGSLLVQGLQRLILWSQDSAPWAKTSLLTSWGGAGAPWAKSSWLCRLLEPASLLWAMGLFAVAPYVETPAIGIILAIGAVLWLAVVLTRPLEMTPIALAVLAFWGMTTVAALCSPVLKTSIYGWLLSTLYLISFALLSRVLQGRGVHWVVGVYLATVGIVGLEGLHQWREGAVALATWVDQESPLKDTTRIYSYLGNPNLLASYLLPALPLGIGGAVVWKRWTARLFGVAMATLAAVCIILTYSRGAYLALGVMAVGLVILGLRTLSPQRRFTFVGLVLGVFTLAVVWVPSIQVRLESIFSGRNDSSNNFRITVWETVGAMIHDHFWLGIGPGNRTFEAIYPYYQRAGFNALGAYSVPLETWVELGLLGLVISLWLVAVVWGWGVGLWLNQPPAVAWWAAAAVIFTVGLLVQGLFDTVWYRPQIQTLWWLGVALINRCRPGKA, encoded by the coding sequence GTGGCAAACCATTTCATCCACCCGACGAGCGCGCGTCAAACAGTCCCATGGGCTGAGGGGAGCCTCCTCGTCCAAGGACTCCAGCGCTTGATACTCTGGTCTCAAGATAGTGCTCCTTGGGCCAAGACCAGCCTGCTCACTTCCTGGGGCGGAGCTGGGGCACCCTGGGCTAAAAGCAGTTGGCTCTGTCGTCTGCTGGAACCAGCTTCCTTGCTCTGGGCTATGGGTCTATTCGCAGTGGCACCCTATGTGGAGACTCCGGCGATTGGGATCATCCTCGCCATCGGGGCGGTTCTCTGGCTGGCTGTAGTCCTCACACGCCCCCTCGAAATGACGCCTATCGCGCTAGCAGTGCTAGCTTTCTGGGGTATGACGACCGTGGCTGCCCTGTGCTCTCCGGTCCTCAAAACCAGCATCTACGGTTGGTTGCTGAGTACGCTCTATCTGATCAGTTTTGCTCTGTTGAGCCGAGTGCTACAGGGACGGGGGGTCCATTGGGTCGTCGGAGTCTATCTGGCGACTGTGGGTATTGTCGGCCTCGAAGGGCTTCATCAGTGGCGCGAAGGCGCAGTAGCGCTGGCGACTTGGGTGGATCAAGAGTCCCCGCTCAAAGACACCACCCGCATCTATAGCTACCTGGGCAACCCCAACCTGCTCGCCTCCTACCTGCTCCCGGCACTCCCTCTGGGTATTGGTGGAGCCGTCGTCTGGAAGCGCTGGACGGCACGCCTGTTTGGGGTCGCTATGGCGACCTTGGCGGCAGTCTGCATCATACTCACCTACAGTCGGGGCGCGTATCTAGCCCTAGGCGTAATGGCTGTGGGGTTAGTGATCCTGGGGCTGCGCACCCTCAGCCCTCAGCGGCGCTTCACCTTTGTGGGGCTAGTCTTGGGCGTCTTTACTCTGGCGGTGGTCTGGGTGCCCTCGATCCAGGTGCGGTTGGAGAGTATCTTCAGCGGGCGCAATGACTCGAGCAACAATTTCCGCATTACGGTTTGGGAGACCGTCGGGGCGATGATCCACGATCATTTCTGGCTGGGGATCGGCCCTGGAAACCGGACGTTTGAAGCGATCTATCCCTACTACCAGCGAGCAGGCTTCAATGCCCTGGGAGCTTATTCCGTGCCCCTGGAGACTTGGGTGGAGTTGGGTCTGCTCGGACTGGTGATCAGCCTGTGGCTGGTTGCTGTGGTCTGGGGCTGGGGGGTGGGCCTATGGCTCAACCAACCTCCAGCCGTGGCTTGGTGGGCTGCTGCTGCTGTAATTTTTACCGTGGGTCTACTCGTGCAGGGCCTCTTCGATACCGTCTGGTATCGTCCCCAAATTCAGACGCTTTGGTGGTTAGGAGTAGCGCTCATCAATAGATGCCGTCCTGGGAAAGCTTAG
- a CDS encoding LysR substrate-binding domain-containing protein encodes MSFNLEQLRILQAIVEQGSFKRAAEVMYISQPAVSLQIQNLERGLGVPIFDRAGRKAELTQAGRLLLEYAQRLLTLAEEARRAIEDLDRLHGGSLTIGASQTTGTYLLPRLIGLFRQQYPDVAVQLHVLSTRRTAYGVAEGRFDLGVVGGEPPEELEERLEIQPFAEDALVLVVPADHELCNRTRVNKHDLYNLKFIGLDPSSTTRKVIDEVLLQAGVDIHALRIEMELSSIEAIKTAVQASLGVAFVSTTAIDKELRLGVLRQVAVQELEMRRTITLLTDPNRYMPRAAQIFRKDILPHAWQFGSIHLTGGFIPGKP; translated from the coding sequence ATGTCCTTCAACCTGGAACAGCTGAGGATTTTACAAGCCATCGTCGAGCAGGGCAGCTTTAAACGGGCTGCTGAGGTCATGTACATCTCACAGCCTGCGGTGAGCCTGCAAATCCAAAACCTGGAGCGTGGCCTCGGAGTGCCCATCTTTGACCGGGCAGGCCGCAAAGCCGAACTCACCCAGGCGGGCAGACTGCTTCTAGAATATGCCCAACGCCTCTTGACCCTCGCGGAAGAAGCCCGCCGCGCCATCGAAGACCTCGACCGACTGCATGGCGGCAGCCTCACTATCGGAGCTTCCCAGACGACAGGCACCTATCTGCTCCCGCGCTTGATTGGCCTTTTTCGCCAGCAATACCCAGACGTGGCCGTACAACTCCATGTCCTCTCGACGCGTCGGACCGCCTATGGGGTGGCAGAGGGAAGGTTTGACCTTGGGGTCGTCGGTGGAGAGCCTCCCGAAGAGTTGGAGGAGCGCCTGGAAATCCAGCCCTTTGCGGAGGATGCCCTAGTCCTGGTGGTGCCCGCCGACCACGAATTGTGCAACCGCACCCGAGTGAACAAACACGACCTCTACAATCTCAAATTCATTGGTCTTGATCCTTCCTCCACAACCCGCAAAGTCATCGACGAGGTCTTACTCCAGGCAGGCGTGGATATCCATGCCCTGCGCATCGAGATGGAACTGAGTTCGATTGAGGCCATCAAAACAGCAGTCCAGGCCAGTCTGGGGGTAGCTTTTGTGTCCACTACCGCCATCGATAAAGAATTGCGGTTGGGCGTCCTGCGCCAAGTTGCTGTCCAGGAATTGGAGATGCGCCGCACCATCACCCTCTTGACCGATCCGAACCGCTATATGCCCCGTGCTGCCCAAATATTTCGCAAAGACATCCTACCTCACGCTTGGCAGTTCGGCTCTATCCACCTCACCGGCGGGTTCATCCCAGGGAAACCATAG
- a CDS encoding DUF3084 domain-containing protein: protein MTGLWLLATILLLGGMVATIGDRLGFRVGKARLSILGLRPKYTATVATFITGLIVSAVTMGLILAVSEQVRIGFFSLDRLLAELQDARNQKEATQEELQAAQQLRTKAEDQLHLTNQQLQGAQKRQQVAGAKLKTLEKQVVEVRQRSLALEAEATQAQKKLAQAQAQVASLQTEEARLMGRQRTLQASNQKLQRTLEVKRSEVTALKTLQTELLAALDRQTAQADLSGIALRKGNFILQAEDVISTGIIAAGLSRQRQQEALDRLFASAEMEVRRRGAAPDPRVEPDRALVIPRELVTQILANLSLDKDSIVQILAAQNSLRGEAVPVIASVQPNTVLFASGEVVASQEMTLPQSEEALVHQLDQLFQQAGKHARNRGILTTENGQVGAFSEEALTRLKQDLRKYQGAVTLQAVTSETIYRRGPLNLKLVALQNGRVLTRTL from the coding sequence ATGACCGGGCTTTGGCTACTTGCGACGATTCTTCTACTGGGGGGCATGGTTGCCACCATCGGGGATCGCCTTGGGTTCCGAGTGGGCAAGGCACGGTTGAGTATTCTGGGATTACGACCCAAATATACGGCCACCGTAGCAACTTTTATCACCGGGCTCATTGTCTCGGCGGTCACCATGGGCTTGATCCTAGCCGTCTCAGAGCAGGTGCGCATCGGTTTTTTTTCTCTGGACCGGCTCTTGGCAGAGTTGCAGGACGCGCGCAATCAAAAAGAAGCCACCCAAGAAGAACTCCAAGCAGCCCAGCAGTTACGCACTAAAGCTGAGGACCAGCTTCACCTGACCAACCAACAGCTCCAAGGAGCCCAAAAGCGCCAGCAAGTGGCCGGAGCCAAGCTCAAGACTCTCGAAAAACAGGTCGTCGAAGTCCGGCAGCGCTCCTTGGCGCTCGAAGCTGAAGCGACCCAAGCCCAAAAAAAACTGGCCCAAGCCCAAGCGCAAGTCGCCTCCCTCCAGACCGAAGAAGCACGCTTGATGGGCCGCCAACGAACCCTGCAAGCGAGCAACCAAAAGCTACAGCGGACCCTGGAGGTCAAGCGCTCCGAAGTCACCGCATTAAAGACGCTTCAGACCGAACTGTTGGCTGCCTTGGACAGGCAGACGGCTCAAGCCGACCTGAGTGGAATCGCCCTGCGCAAGGGAAATTTTATCCTCCAAGCTGAGGACGTGATCAGTACAGGAATTATTGCTGCAGGGCTGTCCCGGCAGCGTCAACAGGAGGCGCTTGACCGCCTTTTTGCCAGTGCTGAGATGGAGGTGCGTAGGCGTGGAGCCGCTCCCGACCCACGGGTAGAACCCGACCGAGCCTTGGTAATCCCTAGGGAGTTGGTGACGCAGATTTTGGCTAACCTGTCGCTAGACAAGGACTCTATTGTCCAGATCCTGGCGGCTCAAAATAGCCTCCGGGGAGAAGCGGTACCGGTCATTGCCAGTGTCCAGCCCAATACAGTGCTGTTTGCTTCCGGGGAGGTGGTAGCCAGCCAGGAGATGACCCTACCCCAATCAGAGGAAGCACTGGTCCACCAGCTCGATCAGTTGTTTCAGCAGGCAGGTAAACATGCCCGCAACCGGGGGATTTTAACTACGGAGAACGGTCAAGTCGGGGCTTTCTCCGAAGAGGCGCTCACCCGCCTGAAGCAAGACCTACGCAAATATCAGGGGGCTGTGACCCTCCAAGCGGTGACCAGTGAAACCATTTACCGACGCGGTCCGCTCAACCTCAAACTGGTGGCTTTACAAAACGGGCGGGTCCTGACCCGTACCCTTTAA
- a CDS encoding pentapeptide repeat-containing protein, producing MPQRNVPSQLLALQRIFWPRLLTGLALFSLLGSLSATAQKVGYDYSSSNQTGKDFSKQNLTNVKFSRAVLKRTNFQSANLRASIMSGADLTEADFRGADLTGVFLNNSKVVNTKLDGANLTAAIAYGARFKGVTIKGADFTNAVLDSFTVDELCKVAEGVNPITKHSTRKSLNCPGS from the coding sequence ATGCCGCAGCGAAACGTGCCTTCTCAACTCCTTGCGCTCCAGCGCATCTTCTGGCCCCGGTTGCTCACGGGACTAGCTCTGTTCAGTCTCCTGGGAAGCTTGAGCGCAACCGCCCAAAAAGTTGGCTATGACTACAGTTCGAGTAACCAGACCGGAAAGGACTTCTCAAAGCAGAATCTCACTAACGTAAAATTTTCTCGCGCTGTCTTAAAGCGTACCAATTTCCAGAGCGCCAACCTGCGGGCGTCGATCATGAGCGGAGCGGACTTGACCGAGGCGGATTTTCGGGGGGCGGACCTGACGGGGGTTTTCCTCAACAACTCCAAGGTGGTTAATACAAAGCTGGATGGGGCCAACCTCACCGCAGCTATTGCCTACGGAGCCCGCTTCAAAGGAGTCACGATCAAGGGGGCGGACTTCACCAATGCGGTCCTAGACAGCTTCACCGTGGACGAGCTGTGCAAGGTAGCCGAAGGGGTTAATCCCATCACCAAACACAGTACCCGCAAGTCCCTCAACTGTCCTGGGAGCTAA